TGTAGTCATTGGGACGAAGCTCAGGACCTATATCTCGCACCCAGCTTGCTGCATAAAGCCTTGAAGCTTCCTTCAACACCTTAATTACAAACAAATAAAGATTTCATCTAGTGGTTAGCATTAGAATCTTCTCATTACTAACTCTAAACATAATTAGAAGTGAATTACACAATAAACAAAATCACAGATGATGAAATCGAATGATTCTATATCATCTGATGATAAAGACGTAATCGTTCACTATAAATCGAGCAGAAAACGAAATAGAGTGAAGGAATCTCACGAGAAATCGCTCGTGCCAAGTCAATTTGCGGCGTTTAACGACGTGAGGAGGATCGGGAAGTGATGAAGGTAAGACGATTTCTTTGAGATCGTGACGGATGTAATCGGAGACCTTACGATACACAACCTTCAGCTTCATCTTCCCGGCGGAGAATATCAGAAACCGTCTACAGTCGCCGATCTCGCAGCTCAGTTCGTATCTTCTTTTAGTTTTCATTGGGCTTCTAATGGGCTTTTAACAAAACAATTCGTTTTTCATATATTGGGCTTTTAACAACACATGTCACATGGAATGGAATgagattctctctctctatacacAACTCTTGTCAATGAACTAATAACGAAGTGTGGTATAAAATGAAatttgcatcttttttttttttgacattatGAAATTTGCATCTTAGTTTATGGTTTTGTTTCTTCCTCAGGCTCCGTTTCGTTTTGCATTTGCTTGACCTGCTCGAGCTGTCTTAATAGGTTCAATCTTTCGGATCCGTATGTTGAAGGTATCTGAACAAAGACATGTTTtgtgaacttaaaaaaaaaaaaaaaaaaaaaaaattaataagagCACTACCAAGCCTGGGGCATATCTTTGAATTGCAGCAAGTATAGCCGCATGGCCAACTGGTGTAACCTGTTTTGACATAAGCGTACGTATTAGATTACTTCAACAGCTCCAAGGATGAACAACCAATGCGGAGGGAATAGTTTTTTTACTCACAGGAAGAATCATAAGAACGCCAATGGGAACAACTGATGCTAAGTCAGTCACGGTTCTGCGCAGagctttcttctctttctctgttAATTCATCTCCTGTTACAGACCTCCGAAGCAGCTCCATAGCAGCAGCTGAATCAGATCCAAGTAGCTGAGTTCCTTGCCACACGtcctatcaaaaaaaatatcacagTAACTAAGTCATGAAGTAGACAAAATGTCAAAGAAACAAAGatgatcagaaaaaaaaaactgttttgtaTACTGTGcttgtttctttgattttatCGAGTGTTTTCTCAATGGCCCTTTCTCTCTTTGAGCTCTGAACCAACTCCACACCTTTCGTACTACTGCTTGATGTAGAAGGATCCCCAGAGGTACTTCCCTGCAGAACGTGCCAAATTGATTGTCAGGGAATAAAGTGATAGGAGCTATAGTACTCGTGAGACAGACGCAAATAACATAAAAGGATccttctctttttccttttgtGTACCATTTTAAAATCGAGTAACAACAAGCACTACTAGAACTATAGCGATTTCTAATATTTACTAAATGTGTTGGAAAAAAGCAAAGTCTGGTTACTACTAACCTCTTCATTTACCGAGTCATCTGTACTTGCTTGGACCCGCTTCTCCAGCTCCATCAGCTCATTCCTCAGAAGTTCAAACCGATAAATCTCACTGGGTTCTGAATCCACGCTACCAACCTTTTCTCTGGATCTCTCAATGTATTCATCTGCCTGCttattgttacaaaaatatCCAAAGATATTAACACAGCATCTTCTCACTTGGTTAAAAACCAAATTCGAAATATCAAGTACAAAGGTATTTAGGTGTAAGATATGCTTCACATAAGATAAGAAATTAAATACCAATAAGTTGGGAGCAGACTTCCTCCTTATAGGGCGCTCAAAGAAACCCCAGAATCCACGATTCATACTGATGTAGATGCAAAACAATAATTAAAGTTTCAGTAAGAGAATAAAGGGGAACCTACAGCTTCTAACTCAACACacagaaaaattataaaatcacaGAACATGCAACATACCTTGTGCCTTGATCTACAGAACTTATTGAGTTCTTTGTGTCGTTTCCTTTTAGATTCTGATTTTTTCCATCAGATGACTCCTGAGAGTCACCGCAACCACCTCCCTGAGTGAaccatatgagattttagtCTTCCACACACGTTTAAGATAACGAAATGCACTCTtctaaatttgttttcataCCACACTTCCTAAGAAGGGATAGAACTCAAGGGCGAGCACTTAAATATcaatcaaaatcatcaaaggaATTTGAAATAACAAGTAAACACCTCTTGAAGGGAAGCTGCTTTGGCTCTGAAAG
Above is a window of Brassica napus cultivar Da-Ae chromosome A10, Da-Ae, whole genome shotgun sequence DNA encoding:
- the LOC106419396 gene encoding uncharacterized protein LOC106419396, whose amino-acid sequence is MKTKRRYELSCEIGDCRRFLIFSAGKMKLKVVYRKVSDYIRHDLKEIVLPSSLPDPPHVVKRRKLTWHERFLVLKEASRLYAASWVRDIGPELRPNDYKKQGDAEPKKQAKDTEKEPSVLEDLAVAARGGMETLRPALHRVYMTRASNYKDALASFIKGYHEGVQQVMQSKEESQVPKDESSDNSKKTT